Within the Cloacibacillus sp. genome, the region CCCGAGGAATCTGTAAAAATAATCAAATAATAAACAGGCGGCGGCTTTTTTGATTTTTACGAAGCCGCCGCCTTTATTGATATGCCGCTTTGGTTCAAGCCATGATTATTTTTCTTTTGTGTTCTCCTCCGAGGCGCCCTCCGGGGATCAGTTCCTCCCAGAGTTCGGCGGCGAGCAGGTCTACGCGTGCGGCCTCCGCAGCGTAGGCCGAGGCGCGCGCCGCCTGTCCGCATGTGACGGCTATTGGCAGAGTGCTTTTGCCGCGCATCTTTCGCAGAAGTTTTCTTCCAGCGCTGTTCATCCCGAGCACTCGTATATATGGCGGCCCCAGCCTCTGCGCCGCGCGGTTTGTCCAGTGTCCGAGGCCGAGCAGGACGTGTATCGCATATCGTCTGATGCGGCCCGCCGTATATCTTTTTGAGGTGCAGCCGTCCACCCACTGCTCGAAGCTTTCAGATTCAAGCGCAAGCTCTTTCATTTTATATTCAATGCCTTCGGATATTTCGGCGGTCTGCCTCAATTCTTCGGCGGAGGCGCGAAGCAGCGCGGCGCGCAGCAGCTTCCAGAGCACGGCGCTATCCGTGCAGGCGCGCCCATCCAGCATCGCGCCGCGCAGGATGCTGGCGGAAGCCT harbors:
- a CDS encoding nucleotidyltransferase family protein translates to YEMAALPIKRVGAAYTSAELEEVSSATAIRKAIKEGRTEEAIGAMPEASASILRGAMLDGRACTDSAVLWKLLRAALLRASAEELRQTAEISEGIEYKMKELALESESFEQWVDGCTSKRYTAGRIRRYAIHVLLGLGHWTNRAAQRLGPPYIRVLGMNSAGRKLLRKMRGKSTLPIAVTCGQAARASAYAAEAARVDLLAAELWEELIPGGRLGGEHKRKIIMA